A genomic region of Mus musculus strain C57BL/6J chromosome 7, GRCm38.p6 C57BL/6J contains the following coding sequences:
- the Ckm gene encoding creatine kinase M-type yields the protein MPFGNTHNKFKLNYKPQEEYPDLSKHNNHMAKVLTPDLYNKLRDKETPSGFTLDDVIQTGVDNPGHPFIMTVGCVAGDEESYTVFKDLFDPIIQDRHGGYKPTDKHKTDLNHENLKGGDDLDPNYVLSSRVRTGRSIKGYTLPPHCSRGERRAVEKLSVEALNSLTGEFKGKYYPLKSMTEQEQQQLIDDHFLFDKPVSPLLLASGMARDWPDARGIWHNDNKSFLVWVNEEDHLRVISMEKGGNMKEVFRRFCVGLQKIEEIFKKAGHPFMWNEHLGYVLTCPSNLGTGLRGGVHVKLANLSKHPKFEEILTRLRLQKRGTGGVDTAAVGAVFDISNADRLGSSEVEQVQLVVDGVKLMVEMEKKLEKGQSIDDMIPAQK from the exons ATGCCGTTCGGCAACACCCACAACAAGTTCAAGCTGAACTACAAGCCTCAGGAGGAGTACCCAGACCTCAGCAAGCACAACAATCACATGGCCAAGGTGCTGACCCCTGACCTCTACAATAAGCTTCGCGATAAGGAGACACCATCCGGCTTCACTCTGGACGATGTCATCCAGACTGGGGTGGACAACCCAG GTCACCCCTTCATCATGACGGTGGGCTGTGTGGCCGGCGATGAGGAGTCCTACACGGTCTTCAAGGACCTGTTTGATCCCATCATCCAGGACCGCCATGGCGGCTACAAACCCACAGACAAGCATAAGACCGACCTCAACCACGAGAACCTCAAG GGTGGAGACGACCTGGACCCCAACTATGTGCTGAGCAGCCGCGTGCGCACTGGCCGCAGCATCAAGGGTTACACTCTGCCTCCGCACTGCTCCCGTGGAGAGCGCCGTGCAGTGGAGAAGCTGTCCGTGGAAG CTCTCAACAGCCTGACGGGCGAGTTCAAGGGCAAGTACTACCCTCTGAAGAGCATGACGGAGCAGGAACAGCAGCAGCTCATTGATGACCACTTCCTGTTTGACAAGCCCGTGTCACCTCTGCTGCTGGCCTCAGGCATGGCCCGAGACTGGCCCGATGCCCGTGGCATCTG GCACAACGACAACAAAAGCTTCCTTGTGTGGGTGAACGAGGAGGACCACCTCCGCGTGATCTCCATGGAGAAGGGAGGCAATATGAAGGAGGTTTTCCGCCGCTTCTGCGTGGGCCTGCAGAAG ATTGAGGAGATCTTCAAGAAGGCTGGTCACCCCTTCATGTGGAACGAGCACCTGGGCTACGTGCTCACCTGCCCCTCCAACCTGGGCACCGGGCTGCGCGGAGGCGTGCACGTGAAGCTGGCGAACCTGAGCAAGCACCCCAAGTTTGAGGAGATTCTCACTCGCCTTCGTCTGCAGAAGCGCGGCACAG GTGGCGTGGACACGGCTGCGGTGGGCGCCGTGTTCGACATCTCCAACGCCGATCGGCTGGGCTCATCCGAAGTCGAACAGGTGCAGCTGGTGGTGGATGGCGTGAAGCTTATGGTGGAGATGGAGAAGAAGCTGGAAAAGGGCCAGTCCATCGACGACATGATCCCCGCGCAGAAGTAG